GCGCTTCTCCACGAAAGCCTAACGTAGAAATTCGGAATAAATCTTTTTCTGTTTGAATTTTACTCGTAGCATGTCTTAAAAACGCAATTTCTGCATCTTCTTTTGGCATCCCTTTTCCGTTGTCCACTACTCTTATTTCTGATAATCCGCCTTCTTGAATTTGTATATCAATCCGTGTGCTTTTTGCATCAATCGCATTTTCAGTCAGCTCTTTGACAACAGAAGCCGGTCGTTCCACTACTTCACCTGCTGCAATTTTGTTAGAAAGATCGTCGGAAAGTTTTTTTACTGAAGACATGTACAATCATCCTCCTTTCCTATGAACGCAGCTTCCGCTGGTATTTATACAGGGCTTCAAGCGCTTCTATTGGCGACATGTGTAATACATCTGTATTTTTGATCTCTTTTATTACCGCTTCTGTGTTTTCATCTAATGAGACATAAGCTGATTTTTGTTCTGGTTGAAACAAGCTTAACTGCTCCGGGTATTCTTCCGTTGTAATGGACTCTTGTTCCGAAGAAGCAGCGTACTGAGATTGAATCACTTGTTCCTCATACGTTTTATCAAAACCAGATTGTTCTGCAGAAGGAGCTGTTTGTTCAAATTCTGCAAGCAGCACCTCTGCTCTTAATAGGACGTCTTTTGGCAGCTCCGCAAGTTTTGCGACATAGATTCCATAGCTTCGGTCAGCTTTTCCTTCTTCTACTTTATGCAAAAAAACAATCTCTCCGGCTTCTTCTACAGCACGAACATGGACGTTTTGTAGTTTGGTCATGGCCTCTTCTAACGTTGTAAGTTCATGATAATGAGTAGAAAACAAAGTTTTAGCTCCAACATGGTCGTGTATGTATTCTACGATAGACTGTGCGAGCGCCATGCCATCATAAGTAGATGTCCCCCGCCCTATTTCATCGAGTAAAATAAGACTGTTCGGCGTTGCTTTTGCAAGAGCATGTTTCGTTTCAAGCATTTCAACCATAAATGTACTTTGCCCCGAAGCTAAGTCATCAGCTGCTCCAATACGCGTGAAAATCTGATCAAATATAGGGAGTTTTGCTTGCGCTGCAGGTACAAAACAGCCTGTTTGTGCCATAACAGATATTAACGCGGCCTGGCGCATGTACGTACTTTTACCGGCCATATTCGGGCCGGTAATTAAAAGCATTTCCCGTTCACCGTGCATAAAAATGTCGTTAGCGACGTAATCACCGTGGTTCAGCATGTGTTCCACAACCGGATGGCGTCCCTCGTGAATAGTGAAAGTACGGTCATTCGAAAACTCTGGTTTTACGTATTGATTTTGTTCACTTACAAGCGCAAAACCTTGCAATACATCAATTTCACTAATAATGCGCGCTGTTTTTTGCAGCCTTGGAATAAACTTTTTCACTTTTTCTCGCAGTTCTAGAAATAATTTATGCTCAAGCTCCGTACTGTTTTGTTCTGCACCTAAAATGAGTGATTCTTTTTCTTTTAATTCCGGTGTAATAAAGCGTTCTGCATTCGTTAATGTTTGTTTTCTTTCATACCGCCCTTCTGGAAGAGAAGGAATATTTGGTTTCGTCACTTCAATATAGTAGCCAAAAACTTTGTTAAACCCAACTTTTAAAGATTTAATGCCTGTTTCACTACGTTCTTGCTGTTCAAGTTTTGATATCCATTCTTTACCGTTTGTGCTTGCTTCTCTGTATTCGTCTAATTGTTTATTATATCCCTCTCTAATGATGCCTCCGTCCGTAATTGAAAGAGGGGGATCCTCTGCTAGACTGTCTTCTAGAAGCTGGCGCAAATCATGAAAATGTTCGACTTCGTCTACTAATTCACCTGCATACTCATTATTTAACTTTTTTAATAAAGTAAATATATTAGGAAGTTCCTGGAGTGACCGTCTTAACTGGACAAGTTCACGTGCGTTCACATTGCCATAGGACGTTTTGCCAGCCAGCCTTTCTAAATCATAAACATGTCGGAGCCTGTCCCTTAAATCTTCTCGTTCGAAAAAATATTCTAATAGAGATTCAACCAGAGACTGCCGTTTATGAATAGTATCTATATTTAATAATGGTTCTTCGAGCCATTTTTTAGCTAGTCTTCCTCCCATTGCAGTTACAGTCTGGTCCATTAACCATAAAAGAGACCCTTTTTTCTTTTTTTCACGAAGGGATTCGGTTAATTCCAAATTACGGCGTGAATGCAAATCAAGCTGCATATGTTCATTTGGTTTGTATATTCGGACAGGCTGAAGATGAGAAAGTGCCCGTTTTTGGGTTCTCTTAAAGTAATTGGTTAAAAGAGCGACCGCTTTTTGTAATTTTTCATTGCTCCACTGTTCACAAAGCTTTTCAAATTCAGGTGCAAGTTCAACTGAGGGTTCTATTGAAAATATAATGGCGGATCCACGAAGAATGTCTTCATGGAAATCTGGCGGTACCACAAGTTCTTTAATATCAGATCTTGTAATTTCGCGCTCCCATTCACTCTGCTGATTTCCAAGCACCGCTGCTGCTGTTTCCCCAGTTGTTAAATCAGCTTTTATAAAAGCAGCCGTTTTATCATTAAAAGGATATAAAGCCGCAATAAAATTATTCTCATTTTCTTGTATGGCTTTTCCTTCCATAACCGTTCCAGGTGTAATAAGCTGAGTGACTTCTCTTTTCACGACACCTTTTGCCGTTTTCGGGTCTTCTACCTGTTCACATATTGCAATTTTATAGCCCTTTTCTATTAAAGTTGATATGTATTGTTCTGCTGAATGGTAAGGCACCCCGCACATCGGTATATCTTGTTCATTTTTACTTCCTCGTTTCGTCAAGGTGATTTCTAATTCTCTTGCAGCTTTTATCGCATCATCAAAAAAAAGCTCATAAAAATCACCGAGCCGAAAAAATAAAAAAGCATCTTCATATTCTGATTTTATTTGTTTGTATTGCTTTATCATTGGTGTTTCTTGTGCCACTTCTATTCCTCCAGCAATTGGTTATAATTTAGCAATCTATTTATACTTTCATCTTATTATATCATACAGCATCCTTTTTCAGGTTAAGGAAAGAAAAAGCCTGACTTTGCATAAAGCTAAAGTCAGACTGTTTAAGGAGAGTTATTGCTTTTTGTCATCTAGAAAGTCCGTGTCAATCTTTTTCAATTCCTCATCGGACACTTGTTCATCCCACCTAATGTTTTTATAATCATCATCTTCTGCTTCAGGGTGTATTTGGATACAGACTTTCGTTTCACCAACAATTTCAGCTGAGAACTCTTTCTCAACGTCCACCTTAACTTCTTTACCTTTTTCTCCAATAGATGCTTCTAAAGTATTTGGCTGCTTTAAAGCTCTTGCAATGACATCGACTTCATCACCGATCATCTCATTTTGTTTCATTGCAAGCGGGACAACTTCTGTGTACGTAACATTTTCTGAGGTTACATCTGTTTTAGTGTTTTCATCATAAGAGTACCATACATTAATGTCATAACTGCCTAAAATTTCTACAGAATCCCCTTTTCGATCCGCTTCATACTCATGGTTAATAATCCAGCATCCCAGAATGCTTGTTGGTTTTTGAGGCGGTTTAACGACATGAGTATCTTTACAATGCTTTTTCCCTTTTCCACACACGGCTTTGGTGACAATCTCCCTGTAGCGTGCATTATCTTTTTCCGATGGCATGTAGTACCCTCCTTTTCAAACATGAAAGACATCAGCTAAGAGATGCAATCACAACCATTCATGTTTAACTATATGCATGGCAAACGTCTATGTTGTCAATTTTATTCAGCCGTGCTCTCAGGTATGTCTTTTAGCTGACCAAGGCCCTTGCTCTTTTCTGGTCGCAGGCTCTTTTACTTTATATGTATTAGCTGTACTTGTAATATATGTCTATTTTATCTATTGAATACGGTACGTGAAATTTTATTAGAAAGTTAATAAGGAAGGCAGGCAATGCTGCGCTCTGATCATCCATTAGAGATTCCAAAAATAGAGCCATCCCACATTAATTTATGGGACGGCTCTGAATGATTATCAGCTATTCTTAATATCGATAAATGGACTTTTGTTCGTAGTGCCTCTTAGTTTATCTCCACCGGTTGATTCAATGATTTCATCGGTAACCGTATTAGAAATCGTCGTAGAAACGAGCTGCAGCAAGTGATTAACATCTTTTTGGCTCTGTTTAAACTCTTGTACTAACGGGATCTCATCAATTTCCTTGTTCAGCTCATCGATTTCTTGTTCTACTTGTTTTAACGCTTCACGTTTTTCATAATGCTGCAAGTTTACGGCTTGTTTTTGTTTATTTTTAATTTTACCAATTAATTCTTGCACTTTAAGATTTTTATTAATTTTCTCTTCTGCTTTTTTAAAGAAATCCACTTCTTCTGTTTCTGAAATTAATTTTCCAAGCTCTCTCGCTTTATCCAGCACTTCTTTTTTGGAATAGACTGTTTCGCTCATTATTTATTCACCTCTGCCATTTCTACCATTTCGCCGTCAAGTGTCCATGTCTTCGCCTCTGTAATTTTCGTGTAGACAATTTCTCCAATGCATGATTTTGGACCGCGGAAGTTAACAAGTTTATTGGTGCGGGTACGCCCCGATAAAATATCTGGATTTTTCTTGCTTTCACCTTCTACAAGTACTTCAACAATTTGGCCTTGCAGTTCCTTGTTGCGGCGGGCAGAAATCTCATTCACGACTTTGTTTAACCGTGCCAAGCGGTCTTTTTTTATATCCATCGGTACATTATCTTTCATTTTAGCCGCAGGCGTGCCGTCTCTTGGAGAATAAATATACGTAAAGGCACTGTCGTAATCCATCTCCTTGACAAGAGATAGAGTATCTTCAAACTGCTCTTCTGTTTCATTTGGAAAACCTACAATAAGGTCTGTTGTAAAGGAAGCGTGCGGCATTGCTTCTTTTATTTTTCTCGCAAGCTCCACGTATTGTTCTCTCGTATACTTTCTTGCCATTAATTTCAAGACAGCATTGTTACCAGACTGCACTGGCAAATGAATGTGCTCTACTAAATTTCCGCCTTGAGAAAGTACATCTACTAAGTGGTCATCAAAATCACGCGGATGACTTGTCGTAAAACGGATCCGCGGAATATCTATTTTATGCAGCTCATCCATTAAATGACCGAGTCCATAATCTCTATCTAGGTCTTTACCATACGCATTGACATTCTGTCCTAGAAGTGTAATCTCTTTGTAACCTTGACGGGCAAGATCTCTTACTTCTGCAATAATATCTTCTGGAAGACGGCTTCTTTCTTTTCCGCGAGTATAAGGAACGATACAATACGTACAAAATTTGTCACAGCCGTACATAATGTTGACCCAGGCCTGCGTTTTACCAGCACGTTTTCGCGGCATGTTTTCAACAACATCGCCTTCTTTGGACCACACTTCGATCACCATTTCTTTTCCTTGAATGGCGTCTTTTAAAAGGTGAGGAACGCGGTGAATATTATGAGTTCCAAAGATTAGATCGATATGCTGGTGTTTTTGCATAATGCGGTTGACAACAGACTCTTCTTGGGACATACAGCCGCATACTCCTAGAATTAACTCTGGTTTTTCCCGTTTCAACGTTTTCAAATTACCGATTTCACCGAATACTTTATTTTCTGCGTTTTCACGGATAGCACATGTATTTAAGAAAATAACATCCGCATCTTCCGCCTTATCTGTTTCCGAAAATCCCATTTCTTCTAAAATACCAGACATATTTTCCGTATCATGATAATTCATTTGACAGCCATAGGTGCGGATCATATAATTTTTTCCCGCCCCGATTCCTTGCATTTCAGCTGGTATTGAAAAATTGTAATACACTTCTACGTCTTCTTTACCGCGCCGCTTTCCTTTTTTGTAATTGGGCTGTTCATTGATTAAAATACTGCGGCCGCCGATTTTCATATATTGCTTTCCGTTATTATCCTCTTCCATTTGAGCCTTTGAGAAATCAAAATATTTACTGTAGTCTTTTGATGCATTGTTATTATTTTGAGAAGAAGCATCTTGTGAGGTCATTTCACCTTGCTGCTTACGTTGTTCTTCATTCATTAGCCAGCATCTCCTTTCTTCCATTTTCCTAATAAAAGCTGAAACTATTTATATACCAAATCAACACATCTGTTTCCTTCAACAGTGAATGTCAGATTAGCAAAACATATGGAAGGTCCAATTTTAAATTATACCTTCTATGGACGAGGAAAACAATAGCGCACTGCCTTTAAACAGTGCGCTTAACGTCATTTTATACCGTTAGGAAACAATACTCGTTTACCGGAATATATGTTTGCTTTTATCTCACCAGTTTTTACGAATAGTCATGATTTTTTATGGTGAGGTTTCTGTGGCGGTTCATTGCTGTTGCTATTTCAAATCGGCGGGGCATTGCCATATCACCTGGATGTTTTCCTTTAAATGGAGATACCACGTCCAAACCTTTTTCTTTTACTTCGTTTTCAAGAAATGAAAGAATCGCCTCTATGGATGCTTCCTTGCCTAGATGAGCACATGAGTGGCGAATCATATTAGCGATAGCGTTCGTCTGGCTGCTATTTATGAGCTGTTCTACACCAGAGAGGTCAATGATATCTTTTCCATACATAATCGTTGTGCGCCCCTTGGCACTTACTTTTTCTTTTTTTCCTTTTCTAGGTTGAAAACTAGAAGTGAGTAATGTCCTGTTCGTAACGTCTCCAAATTCCACTCCAGCTTCTTTTTCACGTTCGGATCCAAACCGTTTCGCAATATCTTTTGCTTCCTCTGTTACGTTTTTTGGCTTATATTCTTCCATCATGACGACACAATCAGCTACATCAAAATAGTCTCCAGCACCGCCAACTACAAGAATAGTTGAAACATCATGTTCTTCGTATAACGCTTTTACTTTATCAATAAAAGGTGTAATTGGTTCTTTTTCTTTTGCAACAAGAGCCTGCATGCGGCCATCTCGGATCATGAAATTTGTTGCACTTGTATCTTCGTCAATTAAAAGGCATTTCGTACCAGCTTCTAAACTTTCTATTATATTAGCTGCCTGAGAAGTGCTTCCGCTTGCATTTTCCGTTGTAAAGGTCCGTGTATCTTTTTGAATCGGAAGGTTTGATATAAAGGGAGAAATGTTTACACTTGCAACACTTCGTCCATCTTCAGCGCGAACTTTCGCAGCTGAATGGTCAGTAATGACGAATTCCCGTCCATCCCCGGCACGATGATTATATACTCCGCGCTCAATAGCCTCTAGAAGCGTACTTTTGCCGTGATACCCTCCTCCGACAATGAGGTTTACACCCCGCTTTAATGCCATGCCTTTAATAGGTGATCGGTGAGGCACCTCTATTTCGACTTCTAAAGACGAAGGGGCATAAAAAGGAACAGCTTGATCGGTATGCAGCGGTTTGTTGCTGATCCCACTTTCTCTTGGAAGGATGGACTCATTGGCAATAAACGTTATATAGTTGTTTTCTATAAGAAACGTACGAATGGCTTCCTGCTGGTCAGAAAGCTCTAATTGTTTTGTCAGTTTCTGCTTGTTATATTGTTTTACTGTACTGTTTATCACTTCAGGCAGATCCTTTGTCAGACGCTGTTTTGCTTGTTTTCCTAAAATGGTTCTTCCCCTTGCTGGAAGATGGATGGAAAGACGGATGTCTAATTCATTTTCTTTTAATACGACCGCTGTTCTGTCGATTATCTCTTGGCCTGGACCATCAATAACGATCGCGTTTCGCTGATTTCTTTTTTTCAGCTCGGTTTGAATTTCATTTGCTAAATAATCAATTGTCGCAATTCTTCTTGCGTTTGTTTTATCACAACTTTCGTCAAGACCGAGTGACTTCCTGCTCATGACAACTCGTGCACGCGAAGGACTTGCATAAGGATCTGCCTGGATATGATCCATATGTAAAGTAAAATCATTAAATCGAAAGGACCCTTTCATGTCGTTGTATGCTTTATATCCTTTATGATCAATTCTGTCTAATGTTTTAATTAATTGCTGCATCTTTTGTCTCCTTTCTTCTATTTCTTCCCAACTATTTCCCGAACAGATTTATTTTAAACAAAAAGGCTTGGTCTATAACGTTAGACCAAACCATTAAATCAGCTTACATAAATTCACTTGCAAGCCGTTCAAATTTCTCCCTGTCAAGCTCTAAATTATCATCTGAAAGCGGAGTTGATTTGTACCCTGGGATTTTATCTTGATATGAAGGCGTTTCTTCATCATGATAAATAAGCCCGGTTACTAATCCATTGTGTTCCATTAAGGTTTGCATTGCTTTATTGCGGTCTGTATGGTCATAATCTTCCACATCACTTAGTTTGGTCAAATTTTCTTTAAACCAATCGTATGTGTTTACTTTATTAAAAGTGACACAGGGACTAAATACGTTAATAAGTGAAAAACCATTATGGTTCATTCCTTGTTCAATTAACGAAGTAAGCTCTTTTAAATCACTTGAAAAGCTTTGTGCCACAAATGTTGCTCCTGCAGTTAATGCTGTTTCCATAGCATTCAAGGACGCTTCAATCGAACCATCCGGAGTGCTCTTTGTTTTAAAGCCGGCATCACTTCGCGGAGATGTTTGTCCTTTTGTCAACCCATAAATTTGATTATCCATAACGATATAAGTCATATCAATATTTCGGCGGATAGAGTGAATAGTGTGGCCCATCCCTATAGCAAAACCGTCCCCGTCTCCACCAGAAGCAACAACAGTCAGATCCCGATTTGCCATTTTTACTCCTTGTGCTAAAGGAAGTACTCTTCCGTGAACACCGTGAAAACCATAAGCGTTTATATATCCTGAAATTCTCCCTGAACATCCGATACCGGTAATTAGTGCAAGCTCGTGCGGTTCAAGACCAACGTTAGCAGCTGCACGCTGGATAGCAGCTTGAATGGAAAAATCACCGCAGCCAGGACACCAATTCGGTTTCACTTTATTACGAAAATCTTTAACTGTAGCCAATTATAACAACTCCTTACACTTGCTGTATATTTCAGCAGGTAAAAATGGATTACCGTCATATTTTAAAATGCTTTCAACTTTCACTCCTGTATTCAGCCGGATAATACTTGCGAGCTGCCCCGTAGCATTATTTTCGATCACTACTGTCTTTTTGGCGCGATGTAATCTTTCCTCAAGCTCTTCTGTTGGAAATGGATGCAAAAGCCGAATATGTGCATGATTAACGTTGAAGCCATCTTCATCCAAGCGGCTGATTGCTTCTTGAATGGCTCCTCGTGTAGAGTTAATTCCAACCACAAGCAAATCAGGCTCCTCATAAGGGTCATTTGTATAAATTGGCTCATCAAATCGATAAGGAACCGTCTCTGTTTTTCTTAAACGTTTATCCATTTGTCTTTGTCTATTTTCAGGTTTTTCAGAAGGCTTTCCTGTGTTATCATGCTCTACGCCCGTAACATGGAAAATTCCATTTTCCATACCAGGTAATAATCTTGTTGAGATGCCGTCTTCTGCTGCAGCGTATCTTTCAAAATATTCTTCTGGCGCCTGCTCTGGCAAATTTGGTTCCTTTTCAAGCTTTCCTCTTCTAATTTGAATTTTTTCATAGTTTAATGGCTCAACGGTTTGTTTTCCTAAGGACAGCGCAAGATCTGTCAGCAAAATAACCGGGCATTGATATTCTTCAGCCATATTAAAAGCTGTTATAGTATCGTAAAAGGCTTCCTGTACAGTGCTAGGCGTAATAACAATTTTTGGAATTTCACCGTGTGTGCCGTATAATATCGCCATCATATCGGATTGCTCCTGTTTTGTCGGAAGACCCGTGCTCGGTCCGCCTCTTTGGGTATCTACAATAACCATTGGAGTTTCGGTCATACCAGACAGGCCAATCGCTTCTGTCATCAACGACAATCCAGGACCAGCAGAAGCTGTGAAAGCACGTACACCAGCGTAATTAGAGCCTATCGCCATGTTGGCTGCTGCTATTTCATCTTCGGTTTGAATGACAGTTCCTCCAAAGTCTGGGAACTTTTTAATTAAGTATTCCATAATTTCAGATGCTGGTGTAATCGGATAAGCTGCCATAAAACGCGAACCTGCTGCAATGGCGCCAAGACCTATCGCATCGTTTCCAATCATAAACATACGTTTTTTGCCATCTGCTTCGTTCAAAAGAAAGTCATCAAGCTGCCCTCCGGCTTGTTGAGAAAAATAAGCAGCTCCTTTTCGAATCGCCTCCATATTTTTTTCAACTACCGCTTCGCCTTTTTTCAAAAAGATTTCCTCTACGACCTCTTGATAATGATCAGCTGAAATGCCAAGAATGGCACTAGATGCACCGACTGCCACCATATTTTTCATCAATGGAGTGCCTAATTCCTTTGCTATTTCTGTAAATGGCACATCGTATAAAGACGCTTTCCCGTCATCAGGAATGGTTGGTTTACATTTCGCATCTGCAATGACAACTCCTCCTGAACGAAGCTCCTGATAGTTGACATCAATCGTTTCCTGATCAAATGCTACTAAAATATCTAAATCATCTGATATTGCATTGATTTGTTTTGTACTTACACGAATTTTATTGTTCGTATGGCCGCCTTTTATACGGGAAGAGAATTGACGGTAACCGTATAAATAATAGCCAAGCCGGTTGAGGGCTACGGAAAAAATTTCACCGGTGCTTTCAATCCCCTCTCCCTGCTGACCTCCGACTTTCCAAGAAAGTTGATCAATCATATGTCTCATCCTTTCGGTTCCTTACCTCTCTATCATCTATTTCTATATGTGTTTGTTTCATATGCAGCATGACGA
This DNA window, taken from Alteribacillus bidgolensis, encodes the following:
- the mutS gene encoding DNA mismatch repair protein MutS; amino-acid sequence: MAQETPMIKQYKQIKSEYEDAFLFFRLGDFYELFFDDAIKAARELEITLTKRGSKNEQDIPMCGVPYHSAEQYISTLIEKGYKIAICEQVEDPKTAKGVVKREVTQLITPGTVMEGKAIQENENNFIAALYPFNDKTAAFIKADLTTGETAAAVLGNQQSEWEREITRSDIKELVVPPDFHEDILRGSAIIFSIEPSVELAPEFEKLCEQWSNEKLQKAVALLTNYFKRTQKRALSHLQPVRIYKPNEHMQLDLHSRRNLELTESLREKKKKGSLLWLMDQTVTAMGGRLAKKWLEEPLLNIDTIHKRQSLVESLLEYFFEREDLRDRLRHVYDLERLAGKTSYGNVNARELVQLRRSLQELPNIFTLLKKLNNEYAGELVDEVEHFHDLRQLLEDSLAEDPPLSITDGGIIREGYNKQLDEYREASTNGKEWISKLEQQERSETGIKSLKVGFNKVFGYYIEVTKPNIPSLPEGRYERKQTLTNAERFITPELKEKESLILGAEQNSTELEHKLFLELREKVKKFIPRLQKTARIISEIDVLQGFALVSEQNQYVKPEFSNDRTFTIHEGRHPVVEHMLNHGDYVANDIFMHGEREMLLITGPNMAGKSTYMRQAALISVMAQTGCFVPAAQAKLPIFDQIFTRIGAADDLASGQSTFMVEMLETKHALAKATPNSLILLDEIGRGTSTYDGMALAQSIVEYIHDHVGAKTLFSTHYHELTTLEEAMTKLQNVHVRAVEEAGEIVFLHKVEEGKADRSYGIYVAKLAELPKDVLLRAEVLLAEFEQTAPSAEQSGFDKTYEEQVIQSQYAASSEQESITTEEYPEQLSLFQPEQKSAYVSLDENTEAVIKEIKNTDVLHMSPIEALEALYKYQRKLRS
- the miaB gene encoding tRNA (N6-isopentenyl adenosine(37)-C2)-methylthiotransferase MiaB, giving the protein MNEEQRKQQGEMTSQDASSQNNNNASKDYSKYFDFSKAQMEEDNNGKQYMKIGGRSILINEQPNYKKGKRRGKEDVEVYYNFSIPAEMQGIGAGKNYMIRTYGCQMNYHDTENMSGILEEMGFSETDKAEDADVIFLNTCAIRENAENKVFGEIGNLKTLKREKPELILGVCGCMSQEESVVNRIMQKHQHIDLIFGTHNIHRVPHLLKDAIQGKEMVIEVWSKEGDVVENMPRKRAGKTQAWVNIMYGCDKFCTYCIVPYTRGKERSRLPEDIIAEVRDLARQGYKEITLLGQNVNAYGKDLDRDYGLGHLMDELHKIDIPRIRFTTSHPRDFDDHLVDVLSQGGNLVEHIHLPVQSGNNAVLKLMARKYTREQYVELARKIKEAMPHASFTTDLIVGFPNETEEQFEDTLSLVKEMDYDSAFTYIYSPRDGTPAAKMKDNVPMDIKKDRLARLNKVVNEISARRNKELQGQIVEVLVEGESKKNPDILSGRTRTNKLVNFRGPKSCIGEIVYTKITEAKTWTLDGEMVEMAEVNK
- a CDS encoding RicAFT regulatory complex protein RicA family protein, translated to MSETVYSKKEVLDKARELGKLISETEEVDFFKKAEEKINKNLKVQELIGKIKNKQKQAVNLQHYEKREALKQVEQEIDELNKEIDEIPLVQEFKQSQKDVNHLLQLVSTTISNTVTDEIIESTGGDKLRGTTNKSPFIDIKNS
- a CDS encoding 2-oxoacid:ferredoxin oxidoreductase subunit beta; the protein is MATVKDFRNKVKPNWCPGCGDFSIQAAIQRAAANVGLEPHELALITGIGCSGRISGYINAYGFHGVHGRVLPLAQGVKMANRDLTVVASGGDGDGFAIGMGHTIHSIRRNIDMTYIVMDNQIYGLTKGQTSPRSDAGFKTKSTPDGSIEASLNAMETALTAGATFVAQSFSSDLKELTSLIEQGMNHNGFSLINVFSPCVTFNKVNTYDWFKENLTKLSDVEDYDHTDRNKAMQTLMEHNGLVTGLIYHDEETPSYQDKIPGYKSTPLSDDNLELDREKFERLASEFM
- the cotE gene encoding outer spore coat protein CotE, translating into MPSEKDNARYREIVTKAVCGKGKKHCKDTHVVKPPQKPTSILGCWIINHEYEADRKGDSVEILGSYDINVWYSYDENTKTDVTSENVTYTEVVPLAMKQNEMIGDEVDVIARALKQPNTLEASIGEKGKEVKVDVEKEFSAEIVGETKVCIQIHPEAEDDDYKNIRWDEQVSDEELKKIDTDFLDDKKQ
- a CDS encoding ABC-ATPase domain-containing protein, encoding MQQLIKTLDRIDHKGYKAYNDMKGSFRFNDFTLHMDHIQADPYASPSRARVVMSRKSLGLDESCDKTNARRIATIDYLANEIQTELKKRNQRNAIVIDGPGQEIIDRTAVVLKENELDIRLSIHLPARGRTILGKQAKQRLTKDLPEVINSTVKQYNKQKLTKQLELSDQQEAIRTFLIENNYITFIANESILPRESGISNKPLHTDQAVPFYAPSSLEVEIEVPHRSPIKGMALKRGVNLIVGGGYHGKSTLLEAIERGVYNHRAGDGREFVITDHSAAKVRAEDGRSVASVNISPFISNLPIQKDTRTFTTENASGSTSQAANIIESLEAGTKCLLIDEDTSATNFMIRDGRMQALVAKEKEPITPFIDKVKALYEEHDVSTILVVGGAGDYFDVADCVVMMEEYKPKNVTEEAKDIAKRFGSEREKEAGVEFGDVTNRTLLTSSFQPRKGKKEKVSAKGRTTIMYGKDIIDLSGVEQLINSSQTNAIANMIRHSCAHLGKEASIEAILSFLENEVKEKGLDVVSPFKGKHPGDMAMPRRFEIATAMNRHRNLTIKNHDYS
- a CDS encoding 2-oxoacid:acceptor oxidoreductase subunit alpha, whose protein sequence is MIDQLSWKVGGQQGEGIESTGEIFSVALNRLGYYLYGYRQFSSRIKGGHTNNKIRVSTKQINAISDDLDILVAFDQETIDVNYQELRSGGVVIADAKCKPTIPDDGKASLYDVPFTEIAKELGTPLMKNMVAVGASSAILGISADHYQEVVEEIFLKKGEAVVEKNMEAIRKGAAYFSQQAGGQLDDFLLNEADGKKRMFMIGNDAIGLGAIAAGSRFMAAYPITPASEIMEYLIKKFPDFGGTVIQTEDEIAAANMAIGSNYAGVRAFTASAGPGLSLMTEAIGLSGMTETPMVIVDTQRGGPSTGLPTKQEQSDMMAILYGTHGEIPKIVITPSTVQEAFYDTITAFNMAEEYQCPVILLTDLALSLGKQTVEPLNYEKIQIRRGKLEKEPNLPEQAPEEYFERYAAAEDGISTRLLPGMENGIFHVTGVEHDNTGKPSEKPENRQRQMDKRLRKTETVPYRFDEPIYTNDPYEEPDLLVVGINSTRGAIQEAISRLDEDGFNVNHAHIRLLHPFPTEELEERLHRAKKTVVIENNATGQLASIIRLNTGVKVESILKYDGNPFLPAEIYSKCKELL